A stretch of Haloarcula halophila DNA encodes these proteins:
- a CDS encoding PQQ-binding-like beta-propeller repeat protein yields the protein MICPTADGVIALDIADGSTLWRADNVTGAGTPARTGEGVICPTTDGLTMVDTRDGSPRWTASVDARDPAVADDTILVGEDRTVALDAETGQRRWTVPTGTNEHAVVADRTVYLSTGNDLAGRALSDGSEQWRIDRGRFLAPPVVTPESIYAVESPGEAGDATFAFDRAADGKPTPRWCSQVGSGAVTAAAGDGLFTLQSAGLVAFTSDFGDATWRYPLQDGLQPPAVLDDALVTVSPEGVVAALGGD from the coding sequence GTGATTTGTCCGACGGCCGACGGCGTCATCGCCCTCGACATCGCGGACGGGAGCACTCTGTGGCGTGCGGACAACGTGACAGGTGCGGGGACGCCGGCGCGAACCGGTGAGGGGGTAATCTGTCCGACAACGGACGGGCTAACGATGGTAGATACTCGTGACGGCAGTCCACGATGGACGGCCTCAGTCGACGCCAGGGACCCAGCGGTGGCCGACGACACGATCCTTGTCGGCGAGGATCGGACGGTCGCTCTCGACGCTGAAACCGGCCAGCGCCGGTGGACCGTGCCGACGGGCACGAATGAGCACGCCGTCGTCGCGGACAGGACGGTGTATCTCAGCACGGGGAACGATCTAGCCGGTCGAGCGCTGTCGGACGGCTCCGAACAGTGGCGGATCGATCGTGGTCGGTTCTTGGCCCCGCCGGTCGTCACGCCCGAGAGCATCTACGCGGTCGAATCACCGGGCGAGGCCGGCGACGCGACGTTCGCGTTCGACCGGGCGGCCGACGGGAAGCCGACGCCACGGTGGTGCTCGCAGGTCGGTAGCGGTGCCGTGACCGCTGCCGCCGGCGACGGCCTGTTCACGCTCCAGTCAGCCGGGTTGGTCGCGTTCACGAGTGACTTCGGCGACGCCACCTGGCGATACCCGCTGCAGGACGGGCTACAGCCGCCGGCGGTGCTTGACGATGCCTTGGTAACAGTTTCGCCCGAAGGTGTCGTCGCAGCGCTCGGAGGTGACTGA